In Acidobacteriota bacterium, a genomic segment contains:
- a CDS encoding VWA domain-containing protein, translating into MSFAEPGSLLLLLLVPLAAGAAAGLWWRWHRAARRWVAPYLWHRLLPNHDPRWTAATVALLALAVAALALSLARPQRPAPPMDGTLPRATTPEPSPAREVPGDVILALDTSFSMAADDVRPSRMAVARRTLRELTAALPNHRLALLQWEAEPRVLSPLTADHDLLLVQAEGLEAGSMERPGSALTPALDVATDLLSSNSSATTGAPATNPRRAAARPRAIVVLTDGEDHGGGSGTGASAPDLAEQLAEVLRGSGIRVHGVLVGTREGSRLPLPEGGFKRDADGREVVSRAREEPLRSLVRETGGVLLWAQRADTSLAPLIQSLHSAPSGDEPGAPVREAFQGPLLLAALALFGHLLLGDGPVGRTPPLDLRTRLHRAGALTRTGWSAAHQRLRRGLRWARRRWRARGTAALLCLLVLPWASGQAPAPADGPTGGPQLPGDSARPADQPVRRGLWQSPRRLSRFAVEAYTQGDPALATAAAEAALEKDPENATLLFNAGSARLAWELGSERATNQQESSEAVAAALEHLEKAARTAENPALAADAWYNLGTGLLIGPRNPRDRRRAIQAFEEALRRNPQHQRAQLNLEWALRPPPEPPSPPDPQPEGDSPAPENQPPEPSPDEAPNSGAGSPTEDPRSASDRFRPQPDLSPEAARALLRAVEDLERSGHRQDSEPRRRSTGARDW; encoded by the coding sequence CGGTGGCCTTGCTGGCACTGGCGGTGGCCGCCTTGGCGCTGAGCCTCGCCCGTCCCCAGCGCCCCGCACCGCCGATGGATGGCACCCTGCCCCGGGCAACCACCCCGGAGCCAAGCCCAGCGCGGGAGGTTCCGGGGGATGTCATCCTCGCCCTGGACACCTCCTTCTCCATGGCCGCCGACGATGTCCGCCCCTCGCGCATGGCGGTGGCCCGCCGCACGCTGCGGGAGCTCACCGCCGCCCTGCCGAATCACCGACTGGCGCTGTTGCAGTGGGAGGCGGAGCCGCGGGTGCTGTCTCCCCTGACCGCGGACCACGACCTCTTGTTGGTGCAGGCGGAGGGCCTCGAGGCCGGTTCCATGGAGCGCCCCGGTTCGGCGCTGACGCCGGCGCTGGATGTCGCTACGGACCTCTTGTCCTCGAATTCCTCGGCGACCACCGGCGCCCCGGCAACTAATCCCCGACGCGCCGCCGCCCGACCGCGGGCCATCGTGGTGCTCACCGACGGCGAGGACCACGGGGGAGGATCCGGGACGGGAGCCTCGGCACCAGACCTCGCGGAGCAGCTCGCCGAGGTCCTCCGGGGGTCCGGGATCAGGGTCCACGGTGTGCTCGTGGGCACCCGGGAAGGCAGCCGGTTGCCGCTTCCCGAAGGCGGATTCAAACGCGACGCCGATGGCCGGGAGGTAGTGAGCCGAGCCCGGGAGGAGCCGCTCCGCTCGTTGGTGCGGGAAACCGGTGGCGTGCTGCTGTGGGCACAGCGAGCCGACACGTCCCTCGCTCCCCTCATCCAGAGCTTGCACTCCGCTCCTTCCGGTGACGAGCCGGGAGCCCCTGTGCGCGAGGCCTTCCAAGGACCGCTGCTCCTCGCCGCCCTGGCCCTCTTCGGCCATCTGCTCCTCGGCGACGGCCCCGTGGGGCGGACTCCCCCCCTCGACCTCCGCACCCGGCTGCACCGCGCCGGAGCCCTGACGAGGACAGGCTGGAGCGCCGCTCACCAACGCCTTCGGCGAGGTCTCCGCTGGGCTCGGCGACGCTGGCGAGCCCGCGGCACCGCGGCCCTCCTCTGTCTGCTGGTCCTACCCTGGGCCAGCGGCCAGGCGCCAGCGCCAGCGGACGGCCCGACCGGCGGGCCTCAGCTTCCCGGCGACTCGGCTCGGCCCGCCGATCAACCCGTGAGGAGAGGCCTCTGGCAGAGTCCCCGGCGCCTCAGCCGCTTCGCCGTCGAGGCCTACACCCAGGGGGATCCGGCCCTCGCCACCGCGGCGGCGGAGGCGGCCCTGGAGAAGGATCCGGAGAATGCGACCCTGCTCTTCAACGCCGGCTCGGCCCGACTGGCCTGGGAGCTGGGGTCCGAGAGGGCAACGAATCAACAGGAGTCCTCGGAAGCTGTGGCAGCGGCCCTCGAGCACTTGGAGAAAGCCGCCCGCACCGCCGAGAACCCGGCCCTGGCGGCGGACGCCTGGTACAACCTGGGCACGGGCCTTCTGATCGGCCCACGGAATCCACGAGACCGGCGGCGGGCCATCCAGGCCTTCGAGGAAGCCCTGCGGCGGAACCCCCAGCATCAGCGCGCGCAGCTCAACCTGGAGTGGGCGCTACGGCCACCGCCGGAACCTCCGTCGCCGCCGGATCCGCAGCCCGAAGGCGACTCGCCGGCCCCCGAGAATCAGCCTCCGGAACCCTCTCCCGACGAGGCCCCCAACAGCGGCGCGGGCTCCCCGACGGAGGATCCTCGATCCGCCAGCGACCGCTTCCGGCCCCAGCCGGACCTCAGCCCGGAAGCGGCCCGGGCCCTGCTGCGGGCGGTAGAAGACTTGGAGCGCAGCGGACACCGCCAGGACTCCGAACCGCGGCGCCGTTCTACGGGGGCGCGGGATTGGTGA